The Microbacterium sp. LWO12-1.2 genome includes a window with the following:
- a CDS encoding alpha/beta fold hydrolase: MTFVTTDDGTEIYFKDWGPRDAQPIVFHHGWPLSSDDWDAQMLYFLGKGFRVIASDRRGHGRSSQTSVGHDMDHYASDVNAVVEHLDLRNAVHVGHSTGGGQVARYVAKYGEPQGRVAKAVLVSSVPPLMVQTDANPEGTPISVFDGFREALAANRAEFFHAVASGPFYGFNRDGATVSEPVVANWWRQGMTGSALAHYEGIKAFSETDQTEDLKAISVPVLVLQGDDDQVVPYKDAAVKQAELLSDATLKIYEGYPHGMLTTHADVINPDILAFIQQ; this comes from the coding sequence ATGACCTTCGTGACCACGGACGACGGGACGGAAATCTACTTCAAGGATTGGGGTCCTCGCGACGCCCAGCCCATCGTGTTCCACCACGGCTGGCCGCTGTCGTCGGACGACTGGGATGCCCAGATGCTCTACTTCCTCGGCAAGGGCTTCCGCGTCATCGCCAGCGACCGTCGGGGTCACGGGCGTTCCTCGCAGACCAGCGTCGGCCACGATATGGACCACTACGCGAGCGACGTGAACGCCGTCGTCGAGCATCTCGACCTGCGCAACGCCGTCCACGTCGGTCACTCGACCGGCGGGGGACAGGTCGCCCGGTACGTCGCGAAGTACGGCGAGCCCCAGGGGCGCGTCGCCAAGGCCGTGCTCGTGTCATCCGTTCCGCCCCTGATGGTGCAGACGGACGCGAACCCCGAGGGCACGCCGATCTCCGTGTTCGATGGCTTCCGCGAGGCGCTGGCAGCGAACCGTGCCGAGTTCTTCCACGCTGTCGCCTCCGGTCCGTTTTACGGGTTCAACCGCGACGGGGCGACGGTATCGGAGCCCGTCGTCGCCAACTGGTGGCGTCAGGGAATGACCGGCAGCGCGCTCGCCCACTACGAGGGCATCAAGGCCTTCTCCGAAACCGACCAGACCGAGGACCTCAAGGCCATCTCCGTGCCGGTGCTCGTCTTGCAGGGCGATGACGATCAGGTCGTTCCGTACAAGGACGCCGCGGTCAAGCAGGCTGAGCTCCTGAGCGACGCGACCCTGAAGATCTACGAGGGCTACCCCCATGGCATGCTCACCACTCACGCCGACGTCATCAACCCCGACATCCTGGCGTTCATCCAGCAGTAG
- a CDS encoding TlpA family protein disulfide reductase: MPPALWVPEPVEGLSSRSGRASRTVRSRRAFGAALAAVLAIGLSACAPDPVSESFLSGENTGYVAADGAIVEIPVAERGEAVDFGGVTEDGEPFDSADLAGQVTVVNFWYAGCAPCRVEAEDLESVWQQYEDQGVSFVGINTRDQADTAKAFSDEFGITYPSLIDVETAEAKLAFAEAVPIAATPTTLVLDKQGRVAARIIGPIEGTSILSTLVKDALAETS; encoded by the coding sequence GTGCCTCCTGCTCTCTGGGTCCCCGAGCCTGTCGAGGGGCTTTCGTCCCGCAGCGGCCGCGCCTCCCGCACCGTGCGTTCGCGCCGTGCGTTCGGAGCTGCGCTCGCCGCTGTTCTCGCGATCGGTCTGAGCGCCTGCGCTCCGGATCCGGTGAGTGAGTCGTTCCTCAGCGGGGAGAACACCGGCTACGTGGCGGCCGATGGTGCGATCGTGGAGATCCCGGTGGCCGAGCGCGGTGAAGCGGTCGACTTCGGCGGCGTCACGGAAGACGGTGAGCCGTTCGACAGTGCCGACCTCGCCGGTCAGGTCACGGTCGTCAACTTCTGGTACGCCGGGTGCGCGCCCTGCCGAGTCGAAGCCGAAGACCTCGAGAGCGTCTGGCAGCAGTACGAAGACCAGGGTGTCTCGTTCGTCGGGATCAACACGCGTGACCAGGCCGACACGGCGAAGGCTTTCTCGGACGAGTTCGGGATCACCTACCCGAGCCTGATCGACGTCGAGACGGCTGAGGCCAAGCTCGCATTCGCCGAGGCCGTTCCGATCGCAGCGACCCCGACCACGCTCGTGCTCGACAAGCAGGGTCGTGTGGCCGCGCGCATCATCGGACCGATCGAGGGCACCTCGATCCTCTCCACGCTCGTCAAGGACGCGCTCGCGGAGACCTCGTGA
- a CDS encoding cytochrome c biogenesis CcdA family protein, with translation MNAEAIIGSGALWLAIPVAMLAGLVSFLSPCVLPLVPGYLGFLGGAVAPRPSGTGAGSTDAAGSGRGRLVLGVLLFILGFSVVFIALTVLGGTAGVFFLRWGDLITRILGVVIILMGLVFLGLFGFAQREFRFHVDSKFGVIGAPLLGIALGIGWAPCMGPTLAAIVALSFNAGDPVRAGFLGLAYSLGLGIPFLLVALGFGWATKTVGFLRRHIRVVNIIGGVLLIVLGVLMVTGLWTDIMSRMTAVISSVPLPI, from the coding sequence GTGAACGCTGAAGCCATCATCGGATCCGGTGCGCTCTGGCTCGCCATCCCCGTCGCGATGCTCGCGGGTCTCGTGTCCTTCCTCTCGCCGTGCGTACTGCCTCTGGTCCCCGGATACCTGGGGTTCCTCGGCGGTGCCGTCGCGCCGCGTCCCTCGGGGACGGGCGCAGGATCGACGGACGCCGCCGGCAGTGGCCGCGGACGGCTCGTGCTCGGCGTGCTGTTGTTCATCCTCGGGTTCAGCGTCGTCTTCATCGCGCTGACGGTGCTCGGCGGGACCGCCGGTGTGTTCTTCCTGCGCTGGGGAGATCTGATCACCCGCATCCTCGGCGTCGTGATCATCCTGATGGGACTGGTCTTCCTCGGACTCTTCGGTTTCGCTCAGCGTGAGTTCCGCTTCCACGTCGACTCCAAGTTCGGCGTGATCGGCGCTCCTCTGCTCGGCATCGCGCTCGGCATCGGCTGGGCGCCGTGCATGGGCCCGACCCTCGCCGCGATCGTCGCCCTGTCCTTCAACGCCGGCGACCCCGTGCGTGCCGGATTCCTCGGCCTCGCCTACTCGCTCGGACTCGGCATCCCGTTCCTGCTCGTGGCGCTCGGCTTCGGCTGGGCGACCAAGACCGTCGGGTTCCTCCGCCGCCATATCCGCGTGGTGAACATCATCGGGGGAGTGCTCTTGATCGTGCTGGGCGTGCTGATGGTCACCGGCCTCTGGACCGACATCATGTCGCGAATGACGGCGGTGATCAGCAGTGTCCCGCTCCCCATCTGA
- the resB gene encoding cytochrome c biogenesis protein ResB, which yields MTKAAVNKKNSDASDPLRPSDHVDGDDSIAQPRLGLVGWLRWGWRQLTSMRTALVLLLVLAIAAIPGSIFPQRMADPNGVTQWQRDNPDIFPILDGLKLFDVYLSPWFSAIYLLLFASLVGCVIPRIKHHAKALKARPPRTPARLQRLEDYRAVQRTATEPESAAAASVDIATSQLKALGYRVERYDRGRTFSVSAERGYWRETGNLLFHLALVGVLITVGIGGGFSYTGQRVLVEGETFANTLVDYDSMNRGRFVGDDALAPYTMRLDSFDVSYQPFGEPGSGQAGDFSANVTVKENGEERTGSVKVNEPLGVADDNVFLLGNGYAPTITVRNADGDVVFTGATPFLPQDTQMFSLGIIKVTDGMPEQLGIRGLFYPTTGVLESGAFFSAYPALTNPTLTLDVFAGDLGIDGGSPKSVYVLDTSDLTQLTGRAIGKESIQLAPGDTADLPNGMGTVTFEDDSPAGATDASQSVKRFASLQIHRDDSGPWVLGFALLALGGLMLALFVPRRRMWVKATANPDGIALEYAGLARGEDPTIAIALDDLVAGHARLLDAAGGSTAVDAEDASTGSATQATSDTPKVD from the coding sequence ATGACCAAGGCCGCCGTGAACAAGAAGAACAGCGACGCGTCGGATCCGCTGCGCCCCTCGGACCACGTCGACGGAGACGACTCGATCGCTCAGCCGCGCCTGGGCCTGGTCGGATGGCTGCGCTGGGGCTGGCGTCAGCTGACTTCGATGCGCACGGCTCTCGTGCTGCTGCTGGTGCTCGCGATCGCCGCGATTCCCGGGTCGATCTTCCCGCAGCGGATGGCCGACCCCAACGGTGTCACGCAGTGGCAGCGCGACAACCCCGACATCTTCCCGATCCTCGACGGGCTCAAGCTGTTCGACGTCTACCTGTCGCCGTGGTTCTCCGCGATCTACCTGCTGCTGTTCGCCTCGCTCGTCGGCTGCGTCATCCCGCGCATCAAGCACCACGCCAAGGCACTGAAGGCCCGGCCGCCGCGCACCCCCGCTCGTCTGCAGCGACTCGAGGACTACCGTGCCGTGCAGCGCACCGCCACGGAGCCCGAGTCAGCCGCCGCCGCATCGGTCGACATCGCGACCTCGCAGCTGAAGGCGCTCGGGTACCGCGTCGAGCGGTACGACCGCGGCCGCACATTCTCTGTGTCGGCGGAACGCGGCTACTGGCGCGAGACCGGCAACCTGCTCTTCCACCTGGCCCTGGTCGGGGTGCTGATCACGGTCGGCATCGGTGGCGGCTTCTCCTATACGGGGCAGCGTGTGCTGGTCGAGGGCGAGACGTTCGCGAACACCCTGGTCGACTACGACTCGATGAACCGCGGACGCTTCGTCGGCGATGACGCTCTCGCGCCGTACACGATGCGGCTCGACTCCTTCGACGTGAGCTACCAGCCCTTCGGCGAGCCCGGCTCCGGGCAGGCCGGCGACTTCTCGGCCAACGTCACCGTGAAGGAGAACGGCGAGGAGCGCACCGGGTCCGTCAAGGTCAACGAGCCGCTCGGCGTCGCCGACGACAACGTCTTCCTGCTCGGCAACGGCTACGCGCCCACCATCACGGTGCGCAACGCCGACGGCGACGTGGTGTTCACCGGCGCCACCCCGTTCCTGCCGCAGGACACGCAGATGTTCTCCCTGGGGATCATCAAGGTCACAGACGGCATGCCCGAGCAGCTCGGCATCCGTGGACTGTTCTATCCGACGACGGGTGTCCTGGAATCGGGGGCTTTCTTCTCCGCGTATCCCGCCCTCACCAATCCGACACTGACCCTCGATGTGTTCGCGGGCGACCTCGGCATCGACGGCGGTAGTCCGAAGTCCGTCTATGTGCTCGACACGTCTGACCTGACCCAGCTCACCGGGCGCGCGATCGGCAAGGAATCCATCCAGTTGGCTCCCGGCGACACCGCCGACCTGCCCAACGGAATGGGCACCGTGACCTTCGAGGACGATTCGCCGGCCGGTGCGACCGATGCCTCGCAGTCCGTCAAGCGCTTCGCCTCGCTGCAGATCCACCGTGACGATTCGGGTCCCTGGGTGCTCGGCTTCGCGCTGCTCGCGCTCGGCGGTCTCATGCTCGCTCTGTTCGTGCCGCGCCGTCGCATGTGGGTCAAGGCCACGGCGAACCCAGACGGCATCGCACTCGAGTACGCAGGACTCGCGCGCGGCGAAGACCCCACCATCGCAATCGCCCTCGACGACCTGGTCGCCGGCCACGCGCGTCTGCTCGACGCGGCCGGCGGCTCTACCGCTGTCGATGCGGAGGACGCTTCGACAGGCTCAGCGACCCAGGCGACATCCGATACCCCGAAAGTAGACTGA
- the ccsB gene encoding c-type cytochrome biogenesis protein CcsB, which produces MFDLNVISPILLWTAIAIYAAAFVAYAFDLARRSQLSADSQTVAQAELVGAGVGARGAAATKATAGTTDAAPQQFVMARIGTSLTVLAFLFHFAATLTRGIAAGRVPWANLYEFAMIGTLLIIAVYLIVLVRVDLRFLGTFITGLVVVLLGLAATNFYIDVSPLMDPLKSVWLVIHVFVASLGTAFFALAFALSVIQLMQSRRERRVAEGAEKTGPGFLRTFPGSERLESMAYRFTIIGFILWTFTLIAGSIWAYYAWSRFWGFDVKETWTFVIWVLYAGYIHARATRGWRGNPSAWLAIVGFAAVMFNFTIVNVFFKGLHAYSGLS; this is translated from the coding sequence ATGTTCGACCTCAACGTGATCTCGCCGATCCTGCTGTGGACGGCGATCGCGATCTACGCCGCGGCGTTCGTGGCCTACGCCTTCGATCTCGCGCGTCGTTCGCAGTTGAGCGCCGACTCGCAGACGGTCGCCCAGGCCGAGCTCGTCGGTGCCGGCGTCGGTGCCCGGGGCGCTGCCGCGACGAAGGCCACGGCGGGAACCACGGATGCCGCCCCGCAGCAGTTCGTGATGGCACGCATCGGCACATCGCTGACGGTGCTCGCGTTCCTGTTCCACTTCGCCGCGACCCTCACCCGCGGCATCGCGGCCGGTCGCGTCCCGTGGGCGAACCTCTACGAGTTCGCGATGATCGGCACGCTGCTCATCATCGCCGTCTACCTCATCGTGCTGGTGCGCGTCGATCTGCGGTTCCTCGGCACGTTCATCACGGGTCTCGTGGTGGTGCTGCTCGGACTGGCGGCGACGAACTTCTACATCGACGTCTCGCCGCTCATGGACCCGCTGAAGAGCGTGTGGCTGGTCATCCACGTGTTCGTGGCTTCGCTCGGCACGGCATTCTTCGCTCTCGCCTTCGCGCTGTCGGTCATCCAGCTCATGCAGTCGCGTCGGGAGCGTCGCGTGGCGGAAGGGGCGGAGAAGACCGGCCCCGGCTTCCTGCGCACCTTCCCCGGTTCCGAGCGGCTCGAGAGCATGGCGTACCGCTTCACCATCATCGGGTTCATCCTCTGGACCTTCACCCTGATCGCCGGATCCATCTGGGCGTACTACGCGTGGAGCCGCTTCTGGGGCTTCGACGTCAAGGAGACCTGGACCTTCGTGATCTGGGTGCTCTATGCCGGCTACATCCACGCACGAGCGACCCGCGGATGGCGCGGGAACCCTTCGGCGTGGTTGGCCATCGTCGGCTTCGCGGCCGTCATGTTCAACTTCACGATCGTCAACGTCTTCTTCAAGGGACTGCACGCCTACTCCGGCCTCTCCTGA
- a CDS encoding response regulator transcription factor has product MTIEIGIIEDHPAMLLGTVAILHQSEDIRVVAHGTTAAAVVRHGGPLHVVLLDLSLADGTGPAENIRVLAPVGAPIIAYTSGERPHLIREAARAGASGMIRKSDRIDLIADAVRRAARGEIVASADWAAALESDREFVSAQLSPRESEVLSLYASGETAKQVAQLLYLSPETIIDHVRRIRAKYAAVDRAAPTKVDLFRRAVEDGLVSPER; this is encoded by the coding sequence GTGACCATCGAGATCGGAATCATCGAAGACCATCCTGCGATGCTGCTCGGCACCGTCGCGATCCTCCATCAGAGCGAGGACATCCGCGTGGTCGCTCATGGGACGACGGCGGCGGCTGTCGTGCGACACGGCGGTCCGCTGCACGTGGTCCTGCTCGATCTGTCACTCGCCGACGGCACCGGCCCCGCCGAGAACATTCGGGTGCTGGCGCCCGTGGGCGCGCCGATCATCGCCTACACGTCCGGCGAGCGGCCGCACCTGATCCGCGAGGCCGCGCGCGCCGGCGCCTCCGGGATGATCCGCAAGTCCGATCGGATCGACCTGATCGCCGATGCGGTGCGCCGTGCCGCCCGCGGCGAGATCGTCGCCAGTGCCGACTGGGCTGCTGCGCTCGAATCCGATCGCGAGTTCGTGTCGGCACAGCTGAGCCCCCGCGAATCGGAAGTGCTGTCGCTGTATGCCTCCGGAGAGACCGCGAAACAGGTCGCCCAGCTGCTGTACCTGTCGCCGGAGACGATCATCGATCATGTGCGCCGCATCCGCGCAAAGTACGCAGCGGTCGATCGTGCGGCACCGACCAAGGTCGATCTCTTCCGCCGCGCCGTGGAGGACGGGCTCGTCTCTCCGGAGCGCTGA
- a CDS encoding SLC13 family permease: MDPIVTTLIILLCAVIAFVSNRIPLGVVAVGVSVALYLFGVLDLNSALAGFGDPTVLFIAALFVVSEALESTGIVAWAGQEVIARTGTNRSRLLVTIGLLTAVLTAVISLNGAVAALLPLVVVVAARAGIAPSQMLMPLAFSAHAGSMLALTGTPVNIIVSEVSADNGGRAFGFFEFALVGLPLVVGTLAIILLFGSRLLPSRAAASAPVDLEKLARTLRSDYEITSDRPLMSATRGVAEVIVPPRSSLIGLHVFAGMCTPSGDLVVLGVRRGGESLDSAGDRLRVGDALLLDGPWDDLQRHTAQRDEVLVVDAPLTLRRSVPLGAGAKRTAVILLAMIVLLATGIVPAAIAGLLAAGSLILTGVVPIARAYRAISWTTVILVAGMIPLSTAFQETGAATLIAETLRTWLGDTGPQAAVAVIVVITLVLGQLISNTATVLIVAPVAVALASAMDASVLPFLMALTVAGAAAFLTPVATPANLLVMEPGGYRFGDYARLGLPLTLLFFAVAVFYVPLIWPFSG; the protein is encoded by the coding sequence ATGGACCCGATCGTGACGACGCTCATCATTCTGCTGTGCGCGGTGATCGCGTTCGTGTCGAATCGCATTCCCCTCGGCGTCGTCGCCGTCGGCGTGTCCGTCGCCCTCTACCTCTTCGGCGTGCTCGATCTGAACAGCGCGCTGGCAGGCTTCGGCGACCCCACCGTGCTCTTCATCGCCGCTCTGTTCGTGGTGAGCGAAGCTCTGGAGTCCACCGGCATCGTCGCCTGGGCAGGGCAAGAGGTGATCGCCCGTACCGGCACGAACCGCAGTCGCCTGTTGGTCACGATCGGTCTGCTCACGGCCGTCCTCACGGCAGTCATCAGCTTGAACGGCGCTGTCGCCGCGCTCCTGCCCCTGGTCGTCGTCGTCGCAGCTCGCGCGGGTATCGCGCCTTCGCAGATGCTGATGCCGCTCGCATTCTCTGCGCATGCGGGGTCGATGCTCGCGCTCACGGGCACGCCGGTGAACATCATCGTCTCCGAGGTGTCCGCTGACAACGGCGGACGCGCCTTCGGCTTCTTCGAGTTCGCGCTGGTCGGCCTCCCACTGGTGGTCGGCACGCTCGCGATCATCCTGCTCTTCGGCTCGCGCCTGCTCCCCTCACGAGCCGCGGCGTCGGCACCGGTCGATCTCGAGAAGCTCGCCCGCACGCTGCGGTCGGACTACGAGATCACCAGTGACCGTCCGCTGATGTCGGCGACGAGGGGCGTGGCAGAGGTGATCGTGCCTCCGCGTTCCTCACTGATCGGGCTGCATGTCTTCGCTGGCATGTGCACCCCGAGTGGCGATCTCGTGGTGCTCGGCGTGCGGCGCGGAGGCGAATCGCTCGACAGCGCCGGCGACAGGCTTCGCGTGGGCGATGCACTGCTGCTCGATGGTCCCTGGGACGACCTGCAGCGCCACACCGCTCAGCGTGACGAGGTCCTGGTCGTCGATGCGCCGCTCACGCTGCGTCGGTCCGTCCCGCTCGGCGCTGGTGCGAAACGCACGGCCGTCATCCTGCTCGCCATGATCGTCCTGCTCGCCACCGGCATCGTTCCGGCCGCGATCGCCGGGCTCCTGGCTGCCGGGTCGCTGATCCTGACCGGGGTGGTGCCGATCGCGCGGGCCTACCGCGCGATCTCCTGGACCACCGTGATCCTGGTCGCCGGCATGATCCCGCTGTCGACGGCTTTCCAGGAGACCGGCGCTGCGACGCTGATCGCCGAGACCCTGCGCACGTGGTTGGGGGACACCGGACCGCAGGCCGCCGTGGCTGTGATCGTCGTGATCACGCTCGTGCTGGGCCAGCTCATCAGCAACACGGCCACCGTGCTGATCGTGGCGCCGGTCGCCGTCGCGCTGGCGAGCGCGATGGACGCCTCGGTGCTCCCGTTCCTGATGGCGCTGACGGTCGCCGGTGCCGCCGCATTCCTCACACCGGTGGCGACTCCCGCGAATCTCCTGGTCATGGAGCCGGGCGGCTACCGGTTCGGCGACTATGCGCGACTCGGCCTGCCGCTCACGCTGCTGTTCTTCGCGGTCGCGGTGTTCTACGTGCCGCTGATCTGGCCGTTCAGCGGCTGA
- a CDS encoding AbgT family transporter: MPAEKELSTPGAESKGFLNWIEKVGNKVPDPTIMFVYLIGLIAVLSAILSWVGVSVTDEVVTPVPRDEFSQINEHLGGTWSIYDSVTGEPAEVPDYIVEKRTFDVRNLLSVEGVRFFFTSFVDNFAGFGVVAVVLIAMAGVGVAEHAGLMGALIRRVVKVAPRRWLAFILIFVGVLSSVATDAGYLILVPLAAAAFLTVGRNPLAGLAAAFAGVGAAFGANLLITPSDSMLTEITNEVLTSAGMEPIEVTQNFYFGIVSSILLAVVALLVTVFITEKRLGAYDRSGLTIADETENIDHDAEARGLRFSFWALLGYVALIALLTAPPGAPLRDPETGAIIGTTPFMASLVFIISLAFLVCGLAYGAGARTLRGGSAAVGAIAKTFASLGGLLVMFLMIAQFIALFNWTNLPTVAAVSAAELLQQANVPAIVLLLAFILVIVILDFILPGLVPKWVIFAPVFIPIFASLDVAPQTLLAAYRVGDSPVNVLTPLMVYLPFMVTVAQRYKKDAGIGTIIALMIPYAMWMLISWVALYVVWFLLGIPWGPGSPVDMVG; the protein is encoded by the coding sequence ATGCCTGCCGAGAAGGAACTGAGCACCCCCGGTGCCGAGAGCAAGGGGTTCCTGAACTGGATCGAGAAGGTCGGCAACAAGGTGCCCGACCCCACGATCATGTTCGTCTACCTGATCGGACTGATCGCCGTGCTCTCCGCGATCCTGTCGTGGGTCGGGGTGTCGGTGACCGACGAGGTGGTCACCCCGGTGCCGCGCGACGAGTTCTCTCAGATCAACGAGCACCTCGGCGGCACGTGGAGCATCTACGATTCGGTCACGGGCGAGCCGGCGGAGGTTCCCGACTACATCGTGGAGAAGCGCACGTTCGACGTGCGCAACCTGCTCTCGGTCGAAGGCGTGCGCTTCTTCTTCACGTCGTTCGTTGACAACTTCGCCGGCTTCGGGGTGGTGGCCGTCGTGCTGATCGCGATGGCGGGTGTCGGCGTCGCCGAGCACGCCGGACTCATGGGGGCGCTCATCCGCCGCGTCGTCAAGGTCGCACCGCGACGCTGGCTGGCATTCATCCTGATCTTCGTCGGGGTGCTCTCGTCGGTGGCGACCGATGCCGGATATCTGATCCTCGTCCCGCTCGCGGCGGCGGCGTTCCTCACGGTCGGGCGGAATCCGCTCGCCGGACTGGCTGCGGCGTTCGCGGGTGTCGGGGCAGCGTTCGGTGCCAACCTGCTGATCACCCCGAGCGACAGCATGCTCACCGAGATCACGAACGAGGTGCTCACCTCCGCCGGGATGGAGCCGATCGAGGTCACGCAGAACTTCTACTTCGGGATCGTGTCGTCGATCCTTCTCGCGGTTGTCGCGCTGCTGGTGACGGTGTTCATCACCGAGAAGCGATTGGGCGCGTACGACCGCAGCGGGCTCACCATCGCGGATGAGACCGAGAACATCGACCATGATGCCGAGGCGCGCGGCCTGCGGTTCTCGTTCTGGGCGCTGCTGGGCTACGTCGCCCTGATCGCGCTGCTCACGGCTCCTCCCGGTGCGCCGCTGCGTGACCCGGAGACCGGAGCGATCATCGGCACCACGCCGTTCATGGCGAGCCTGGTGTTCATCATCTCGCTGGCGTTCCTCGTGTGCGGCCTCGCGTACGGTGCCGGAGCGCGCACCCTTCGCGGTGGTTCCGCTGCGGTCGGAGCGATCGCGAAGACGTTCGCGAGCCTGGGCGGGCTGCTGGTGATGTTCCTGATGATCGCCCAGTTCATCGCCCTGTTCAACTGGACGAACCTGCCGACGGTGGCGGCAGTGTCGGCCGCGGAGCTGCTGCAGCAGGCCAACGTGCCGGCGATCGTGCTGCTGCTCGCGTTCATCCTCGTGATCGTGATCCTCGACTTCATCCTGCCGGGGCTGGTGCCCAAGTGGGTGATCTTCGCGCCGGTCTTCATCCCGATCTTCGCTTCGCTCGATGTGGCACCGCAGACGCTGCTCGCCGCCTACCGGGTCGGCGATTCGCCGGTCAACGTACTGACGCCGCTGATGGTCTATCTGCCCTTCATGGTCACCGTCGCCCAGCGCTACAAGAAGGATGCGGGCATCGGCACGATCATCGCCCTGATGATCCCGTACGCGATGTGGATGCTGATCTCCTGGGTCGCGCTCTACGTGGTCTGGTTCCTGCTCGGCATCCCGTGGGGACCCGGCTCCCCGGTCGACATGGTCGGCTGA
- a CDS encoding leucyl aminopeptidase family protein, whose amino-acid sequence MDRRPNKIIPADLPTVPGLDALDATRIEVAEVPADAQAIGIGVYADGDVPAEVGFDRAALEHAGFTAKPGSVLTVPRAGQPDLVVIGLGVRGDLTADVLRDAAAALMRGASRHARLGLRIDDLAGVDLAIAIRALAEGALLARYRYTVLNSTTKHVALAALTLDLPGYGELEGPVAEAFVGARAAVVARDLANTPPGHLTAVNMGEIAQSLGERFGFAVELFDKEALIELGCGGLLGVNQGSTEEPRMIKLTYAPTGESSGHLGLVGKGIMYDSGGISLKPSDPMHLLMKMDMGGAAAVLGAFTGLRDAGTTATVSGWLMCTDNMPSGTSYKLGDVLTARGGTTIEVKNTDAEGRLVMSDALVLANEDGVDAIIDIATLTGAALVSLGSARAPVFGNDQPTVDLVTAAAAAVDEQVWQLPLEQKYRPQLDSEIADIANLGGPFAGATTAALFLEHFVGTTPWAHLDIAGTMQTEKDDAWRTAGATGFGARILLEVARRFAPAS is encoded by the coding sequence ATGGACCGCAGACCGAACAAGATCATCCCCGCCGACCTGCCGACCGTTCCCGGACTCGATGCCCTCGACGCCACGCGCATCGAGGTCGCCGAGGTCCCCGCCGATGCGCAGGCGATCGGCATCGGTGTCTACGCTGACGGCGACGTGCCCGCCGAGGTCGGGTTCGACCGCGCGGCGCTCGAGCATGCCGGGTTCACGGCGAAACCCGGCAGTGTGCTGACCGTGCCGCGCGCCGGGCAACCCGATCTCGTCGTGATCGGTCTCGGCGTGCGGGGCGACCTCACCGCCGATGTGTTGCGCGACGCTGCGGCGGCGCTCATGCGGGGCGCTTCCCGTCACGCGCGCCTGGGGCTGCGCATCGACGATCTCGCGGGTGTCGATCTCGCGATCGCCATCCGGGCGCTGGCCGAGGGGGCGCTGCTCGCCCGCTACCGCTACACGGTGCTGAACAGCACGACGAAGCACGTCGCCCTTGCCGCGCTGACCCTCGATCTCCCCGGTTACGGCGAGCTCGAAGGGCCTGTTGCCGAGGCGTTCGTCGGAGCCCGTGCGGCAGTGGTCGCACGCGACCTCGCCAACACCCCGCCCGGTCACCTCACCGCGGTCAACATGGGCGAGATCGCCCAGTCGCTGGGGGAGCGCTTCGGCTTCGCCGTCGAACTGTTCGACAAGGAGGCGCTGATCGAACTCGGCTGCGGCGGACTCCTCGGCGTGAACCAGGGATCGACCGAAGAGCCGCGCATGATCAAGCTGACGTACGCACCGACGGGTGAGAGCAGCGGCCACCTGGGCCTGGTCGGCAAGGGCATCATGTACGACTCCGGTGGCATCAGCCTCAAGCCGAGCGATCCGATGCATCTGCTGATGAAGATGGATATGGGCGGTGCGGCCGCCGTGCTCGGAGCGTTCACCGGACTGCGCGACGCCGGTACGACGGCGACGGTCTCCGGCTGGCTCATGTGCACCGACAACATGCCATCGGGCACCTCGTACAAGCTCGGCGATGTGCTCACCGCGCGCGGCGGGACCACCATCGAGGTGAAGAACACCGACGCCGAGGGGCGCCTCGTGATGAGCGACGCTCTCGTGCTCGCGAACGAGGACGGGGTCGACGCGATCATCGACATCGCCACGCTGACCGGTGCCGCCCTGGTGTCGCTCGGATCCGCGCGGGCTCCCGTGTTCGGCAACGACCAGCCCACGGTCGATCTGGTCACCGCGGCTGCTGCTGCGGTCGACGAGCAGGTCTGGCAGCTGCCGCTGGAGCAGAAGTACCGCCCGCAGCTCGACTCGGAGATCGCCGACATCGCGAACCTCGGCGGCCCGTTCGCTGGTGCCACGACGGCGGCGCTGTTCCTCGAGCACTTCGTCGGGACGACCCCCTGGGCGCACCTCGACATCGCCGGGACCATGCAGACCGAGAAGGACGACGCGTGGCGCACCGCCGGAGCGACCGGGTTCGGAGCCCGGATCCTGCTCGAGGTCGCACGCCGGTTCGCTCCGGCTTCCTGA
- a CDS encoding SHOCT domain-containing protein yields MSLLRTAARASVATRVVGNVQRRQRQQWAAQDAAQAAASVPPPSAPAPAATVPAVDTQQLIAQLQQLGQLRDAGVLTEAEFTAQKQRLLGS; encoded by the coding sequence ATGAGCCTGTTGAGGACGGCTGCACGAGCTTCCGTGGCCACACGTGTCGTAGGGAACGTCCAGCGCCGCCAGCGCCAGCAGTGGGCCGCGCAGGATGCCGCACAGGCGGCAGCATCGGTTCCCCCGCCCTCGGCGCCTGCGCCTGCAGCCACTGTGCCTGCAGTCGACACGCAGCAGCTGATCGCCCAGCTGCAGCAGCTCGGACAACTGCGTGATGCCGGCGTGCTGACCGAGGCGGAGTTCACAGCCCAGAAGCAGCGTCTTCTCGGGTCCTGA